One Muribaculum gordoncarteri genomic window, AATATAGTAAGTATCTAGATTATGATGATCTCCCATTTTTTCAGAAAAACAATAATTTTGGACGTCGATTCAATTAATAGGTCGTAAACGAAAAATTATATATCAAATTGAGATGGGTATCAGGGGATACCACACTTCATCTTCATCCATAGAAAAATCCTATAATATGTGGATACCTTCTCCTTCAATTGGTATATATTATGCACCTAAACGGAATTTGCAATTTAGGATAAATTATGATTATATCGGAGATATTCCAACTATAGCTGATCTAAGTGAAACCAATCAATGGATTGACACCAAATTGGTTTACCATGGAAATAGCACTCTTAAACCTTATAAAAAACATGATTTATATATAACCGGAGTAACCAACAACAAATATTTAAATCTATCATTAAAATTAGGTTATAGTTATTCTCCTGACCGTATTTGCAACTACTTTATAGACACAGAGAATTATGTTTTAGAAACCATTGTAAATCTAAAGCATTATTCTGTATTATCTAGTCAATTAGACTTCACAATCAAGCCATTAGGTAAAAATGTATGGACAATATGGTCGCGAGTCATAGGGGCTAAAGTTCATGGTCGCGGAGAAAACTACAAGTGGGATGGTTATAGATTCCAATGGATGATGAATTCAAGAATTAACCTAAAAAAATGGACTTTCGAAATTTTCTATCAATATCCCGGAAAAATAGCCGAAGGACAATTAATAAGACCTAGAGCCGAGTGCTGGTCTATCGGAGCTCTTTATAGACCCATAAAAGATCTATCATTAGGAATTGATTGGTTTATGCCTTTTGGAAAATCGTTTAATGAAAGTGAGCGGACTGTTGGATCTGCAATTGTTCAGAACTTCTCTCAGATACGAATAAAGGATCGAGCCAACATGATTAGTGTTTCATTATCTTGGAATTTTTCATTCGGGAAAAACCAAAATAGGGCAACTCCTCAATTTGATAATGGTGATGCAGACTCTGGCTTATTAAAAAAATAATATGCGAGCATTTAAGTTTATAAAGCAACTCGATTCCATGCAATGTGGTTTAGCTTGCATGGCTATGATCTGTTATCATTGGGGACAAGAGTATTCAGTCAAGTTTTTAAATAAATTTTGTACTGCCTCAAAAGACGGAGTTTCATTTAAAGGATTATCTGACCTCTCGGATACATTGGGACTACACTGTATTTCTGGCAAAGTAAGTATACAGGAACTTAGAGAATGCCCTTTACCAGCAATACTTCATTGGAATCAAAATCACTTTATTGTTCTTTATAAAATAAAGAACAATAAATTTTATATTGCCGATCCATCAAAAGGAAAATTAGTTCTCAATGAGACAGAGTTTAGTCAGCATTTTATTTCCTTAACGTCTGATAATAAAGAAAAAGGGTTAGCAATGTTTTTTGAACCCACAGAGAAATTCGGGATTATAAAAGATGACACCATTAATAATGAACGTAATTTCAAGTTCTTATCAAAATATATTTTTAAACACAAGCTATATTTTATCCAGATTATAGTAGGTATGATTTTTGCATGTTGTATGCAATTATTATTTCCATTTCTAACTCAATCAATTGTCGACACTGGAATTCACACTAAAAATATTGGTTTAATTTGGCTCATTCTAATTGGGGAACTCACAATAGTCATTGGACGAACTATAACCGACGTCATACGAAATTGGCTATTACTCCATATTTCAATGAGAATAAATATATCTATTGTTAGTGACTTTTTTATAAAGTTGCTTAAACTTCCAATGTCATTCTTTGATACAAAATTAATGGGGGATATCTTTCAAAGAATTAGTGACCATGATAGAATTCAAAAATTTCTCACATCTCAAATACTTAAAATTTCTTTTGCTGTTCTGAGTTTCTTCATTTTTGGCATTGTTCTGTGCTATTATAATATAACCGTATTTCTTATTTTCCTTATTGGAAGTTTCTTATACGCTACATGGATAACTCTTTTCCTTAGGAAGCGTAGAAAAATAGATTATAATCTATTCGAGCAACAAGCTGCTAATCAAAATAGAACATATCAATTCATTACAGGAATACAAGAAATTAAATTACAAAATTGTGAAATTCGCCGTCGTCTTGAATGGGAAGATACTCAGGCCGACTTATTTAAAGTTCAAATGGATTCTCTTAAATTACAGCTACAACAAGAATCCGGAGGTGTCTTTATAAATGAAATTAAGAATATAGTAATCACAGTGATAACTGCTACATGTGTCATTTCCGGCGATATGAGTTTAGGTATGATGCTTGCAGTTCAATACATTATCGGTCAACTTAATAGTCCTATAGAGCAAGTTGTAGCGTTTATTTACTCGCTTCAAGATGTGAAAATATCACTTGAACGAATAAATGAAA contains:
- a CDS encoding outer membrane beta-barrel protein translates to MGIRGYHTSSSSIEKSYNMWIPSPSIGIYYAPKRNLQFRINYDYIGDIPTIADLSETNQWIDTKLVYHGNSTLKPYKKHDLYITGVTNNKYLNLSLKLGYSYSPDRICNYFIDTENYVLETIVNLKHYSVLSSQLDFTIKPLGKNVWTIWSRVIGAKVHGRGENYKWDGYRFQWMMNSRINLKKWTFEIFYQYPGKIAEGQLIRPRAECWSIGALYRPIKDLSLGIDWFMPFGKSFNESERTVGSAIVQNFSQIRIKDRANMISVSLSWNFSFGKNQNRATPQFDNGDADSGLLKK
- a CDS encoding peptidase domain-containing ABC transporter — its product is MRAFKFIKQLDSMQCGLACMAMICYHWGQEYSVKFLNKFCTASKDGVSFKGLSDLSDTLGLHCISGKVSIQELRECPLPAILHWNQNHFIVLYKIKNNKFYIADPSKGKLVLNETEFSQHFISLTSDNKEKGLAMFFEPTEKFGIIKDDTINNERNFKFLSKYIFKHKLYFIQIIVGMIFACCMQLLFPFLTQSIVDTGIHTKNIGLIWLILIGELTIVIGRTITDVIRNWLLLHISMRINISIVSDFFIKLLKLPMSFFDTKLMGDIFQRISDHDRIQKFLTSQILKISFAVLSFFIFGIVLCYYNITVFLIFLIGSFLYATWITLFLRKRRKIDYNLFEQQAANQNRTYQFITGIQEIKLQNCEIRRRLEWEDTQADLFKVQMDSLKLQLQQESGGVFINEIKNIVITVITATCVISGDMSLGMMLAVQYIIGQLNSPIEQVVAFIYSLQDVKISLERINEIHNAENEDNHIKNNITNLSDKTITIKNLSFSYDSHALTKTLDNITLNIPSGKITAIVGSSGSGKTTLIKLILGYYSNISGSILIQNQDIRNINLKDWRSHCGVVMQDGVIFSESIARNIAVEDGDIDYTRLEYAAQIANIHDYIMSLPLKYNTQIGRDGMGLSQGQKQRILIARAVYKNPDFIFLDEATNALDAKNEKIIVENLNKFYSGKTVVVVAHRLSTVKNADQIIVIDEGKVVESGEHYSLIAQKGKYYNLIHNQLELGL